Below is a genomic region from Thermithiobacillus tepidarius DSM 3134.
CGCAGCACTGATCCAGGATCAGCCGGCCGAATTCATCGTGGCCGACAAGGGCTACGATTCGGATGCCTTCGTCGAAACAATTACGACGCAGGGCGGTCAGGCGGTAATCCCGCCGCGTTCCAACCGACTCAACCCCCGCTCGTTCGACCGGCATATCTACAAGAGCCGCAATCTGATCGAGCGTTTCTTCGCTCGCATCAAGCAATTCAGACGCATCGCCACGCGTTACGACAAGCTCGCCCACTCCTTCCTGTCGTTCGTCCATCTGGCTTGTTCCATCGTCTGGTTGGCTTGATTGAGAACAGACCCTAGGAGTTTCCATGCCCCTATCCCTGCCCCTTGGCCCCGTCATGGCGGATGTCGCCGGCCTGCGCCTCACGCCCGAAGAGCGGGAGCGCCTGCTGCATCCCATGCTCGGCGGCATCATTCTTTTCGCCCGCAACTGCGAAAGCCCCGCCCAGGTGGCCGAATTGGTGGCCGAGATCAAGGCCCTGCGCAGCCCGGCCCTGCTGGTCGGCATCGACCAGGAGGGCGGCCGGGTGCAGCGCTTGCGCGAGGGCGTGACGCGCCTGCCGCCCATGGCGCGCCTGGGCCAGCGCTACGACGCCGACGCGGACGCCGGACTGCGGCTGGCGGAGAACGCCGGCCGGCTGCTCGGCGTGGAGATGCGGGCGCTCGGCATCGACATCAGTTTCGCGCCGGTGCTGGACCTCGGCCTGGAAGTGAGCGCCGTCATCGGCGATCGCGCCTTCCACCGCGAGCCCGAGGGCGTGGCGCGCCTCGCAGCGGCCTTCTGGCGCGGCATGGAAGCGGCAGGGCTGCGCGGGGTGGGCAAGCACTTTCCCGGCCACGGCAGCACGGCGCTGGATTCGCATCTGGCCATTCCCGTGGACGAGCGCCCGCTGGCGGCCATCGAGGCGCTCGACCTCGTTCCTTTCCGCCGTCTGGTGGACGCCGGCATTCCCGGGATGATGCCGGCGCACGTCATTTATCCGCAGCTCGATCCCTTGCCGGCGGGTTTCTCCCGCTTCTGGCTGCAGGACGTGCTGCGCGGCCGGCTGGGCTTTGCGGGCTGCATCTTCAGCGATGATCTGTCCATGGCCGGGGCCGGCGCGGTGGGCGGCGTGGCGGAGCGGGTGGGGGCGGCGCTGCGGGCGGGCTGCGACATGCTGCTAGTCTGCAACGATCCGGCGGCCGCGCTGCAGGCCATGCAGGCGGCGGAAGCGCTCGGCGCGCGCGCCGACGCCGGGCGCCTGGAGCGCATGCGCGGGCAGGGCGGCACGCCCTGGCCGGCGCTGGCGGTGGCGCCGGATTATCTGGCCCTGCGCGAGGAGATCGGCCGCGCCTTCCCGCTGGCCTAAGCCAGGTTGCGCACCACGGCGCGCCGGCTGCCGGGGATCTGGCTCTTGAGCAGGCCGTCCTGCACCAGTCCCGCGCCCAGGCAGAGGCCGTCGTGGAAGATGGCGACTTGGCCGCCCTCCGGGCCGGCGTAGGGCACGCTGCCGCCCGCCAGCAGGGCCTGCAGGGCGCCTTGCTCGTGTTCGGCCAAGTCCACCCGGCGGCGGCTGATCCAGGGGGCGATGAACTGCAGGAAATCGCTGGTCACCTTGGTGAGCTTGCCCTCCCGGTTCAGGCGGGCCATGCGGATGCCGCTGCGCTGGGCCAGTTGCGCCACCGAGAGCTCCGTCTCCCGGCTGATCACCCACAGGTCCTTGTCGCGCAGATAGGCGAACTGATCCAGCAGCTCCGCCGGCAGGCCGTACTCGCTTTCCATGCGGCGCAGGATGGGCTGGATCTCGGGATGTTCGGGGGTCAGCAGGTCCGGCGCCCCGGCGCGGGCCGGACCGGCATGGCTGCGGGCTGGCCGGACGCGCGCCGCGTCGCCGGTCTTGGTGAAGGCAGCGATGAAGAAGCCCTGGCCGTCGTTGTCCTGCGGATTGAGCCGGATGCTGCGCGCCAGGCGCGGATCCAGCGCTTGCCCGTCCACTTGGGTCCAGCCGGCTTCGACGTTCACCCCGGGCAGCGGGGGCAGGGCTTCCAGCGTCAACGGCAGTTGGCGCAGGGCCCAGTCCACCCGCAGCTCGTTTTCCTCGGCCGTCAGGGTGCAGGTGGAGTAGACCAGCCGGCCGCCGGGGCGCAGCGCCTTGACCGCCGCGTGAAACAGGCGCTCCTGCACCTTGACCAGACGCTCCATCCGCTCGCGGCTCCACCAGCCGAGCACTTCCGGCTGGCGGCCGATGATGCCGAGGGCGGAGCAGGGGGCGTCCAGGAGCACACGGTCGAAGTAGCCCGGCAGCAGATTGCCCAAGCGTGCGCCGTCCATCTGGCTCTGGCTGACGTTGATCGTGCCGAGCCGGTCCAGGTTGAAAGCCAGGGCGCGCACGCGCGCCGCCGACACGTCGTTGGCCAGCACCAGGCCGCGGCCCTGCATGGCCTGGGCGAGCTGGGTGGTCTTGGAGCCGGGCGCGGCGCAGAGATCGAGCACGCGCTCGCCGGGCTGGGGATCGAGGACGCGCACCGGCAGGTAAGAGCTCAGATCCTGGAGGTAGTAGAGCCCCATGGCGTGCTCCAGGAGCCCGCCCACATTGGCATCTGCGGGCGCATAGGCGAGCAGGGCGGGGTCCAGGACGCTTGGACGGGTGTGGATGCCCTGGCGGGCCAAGCGGGCGCGCAGGGCCTCCACCTCGATGCGCTGGGTGTTGACCCGGATCTGGGAACGGGTCGGGCGGCCGGCGCAGGCGAGATAGGCCGCCGCCCGCTCGCCGAAGTAGCGCGTCGTAAAGTCGAGCAGGTCCTTGCCGGGCTCGAAGACGGCGGCCATGCTGCTGTGACCCGGCTCAGGGAATTCGGGCGCTCAGGCCCGGTCTAAATAGCTGCCGTCCACGGTGCTCACGCGGATCTTCTCGCCGGTGTTCACGAAGGGCGGCACCATCACGGTCAGGCCGGTCTCGACCTTGGCGGGCTTGTAGGAGCTGGCGGCGGTCTGCCCCTTGATGGCGGGGTCGGCCTCCACCACGGTCAGCACCACCGCCGGCGGCAGTTCCACGCCGATGGGACGGTCGTTATGGAAGTTGATCTGCACGTCCGTGTTCGGCAGCAGGAACTCCACCTGGCCTTCCAGGGCGTCGGCGTCCAGGGTCATCTGCTCGTAGGTGCTGGTATCCATGAACACGTAGCCGCTGCCGTCATTGTACAAGTACTGCATGGCGCGCGGCTCCACCACCGCCTTCTCCACCTTGTCCTCGGAGCGGAAGCGGATGTTGGTCTTGGTGCCGGTCTCGATGTTCTTCATCTCCACCTGCATGAAGGCGCCGCCCTTGCCGGGCTTGACGTGCTGGGTCTTGGCCACGCGCCACAGGCCCTTTTCGTATTCCAGCAGGTTGCCGGGACGGATGTCGAAAGCGGAAATCTTCATGAGCGCACTCCCTCGGAACGTTGCAATGATTTGAAATTCGCGCGATTGTACCCCATTCCCTTTTCGGCTGCCTAGCTGGCCCGGGCGGCACGGCCGCCCACTGACAAACGAGGACCACGATGACGGACAAGCGCACCCAACCCCTGGAAATCCGGCCCATGATGCTGAGCAAGCAGATGGAGATCGACTGGGCGGACGGGCACACCAGCCGCTACAGCTTCGAATATCTGCGCGTGGAATGCCCGTGCGCCGACTGCAAGGGCCACACCCCCGACCAGGCCAAGGTCATCACCGGCAAGGAGGGGATCGGCATCACCAACATCGAGCCGGTCGGCAATTACGCCGTCAAACTGTTTTTCGAGGACGGCCACAACACCGGCATCTACTCCTGGGATTATCTGCGTCACCTGGACCCGGCGGAGCGCAATAGCTGATCTTTTCCGCATGGCTTTCGATCTGAGCGAATTCCTGAAGAACCTGAGCACCCGCCCGGGCGTCTATCTCATGATCGGCCGGGGCGGCGAGGTGCTGTACGTCGGCAAGGCCCGCAATCTCAAGCGCCGCGTCAGTTCCTACTTCCAGAAGACCAAGCACCCGCCCAAGACCTTGGCCATGCTGGCCCAGGTGGATCACGTGGAGGTGAACGTCACCCACACGGAGACCGAGGCGCTGGTCCTGGAGAACAACCTCATCAAGCAGCACCAGCCGCGCTACAACGTGCTGCTGCGCGACGACAAGGGTTATCCCTACATCTACCTGGACACCACCCATCCCTTCCCGCGCCTGAGCTACCATCGCGGCGCGCGCAAGGGGAGGGGACGCTACTTCGGCCCCTATCCGGCCGCCGCCAGCGTGCGCGAAAGCCTCAATCTCATGCAGAAGGTCTTTCCTGTGCGCCAGTGCGACGACACCTACTACAAGAACCGCACCCGCCCCTGCCTGCAGTACCAGATCAAGCGCTGCAGCGGCCCCTGCGTCGGGCTGACGACACCCGAGGCCTACGCCGAGGACGTGCGCAACACGGTGCGCTTCCTGGAAGGCAAGACTCACGAGATCATCGACGAACTGGGCCGGCAGATGCAGGCCGCCGCCGAGGCGCTGGACTTCGAGCGTGCCGCGCAGCTGCGCAACCGCATCGCCGCCCTGAGCAAGGTGCAGGAGCGCCAGTACGTGGACCAGTCGGGCGGCGGCGACTTCGACATCGTCGCCGCCAGCCGCGAGCAGGACGCCGCCAGCGTCTACGTGGCTTTCATCCGCAGCGGCCGCCACCTGGGCGGCAAGGCGTTCTTCCCGCAGCATACGGAGGGCGTGAGCGAGGCCGATCTCCTGGCCGGCTTCCTGCCGCAGTTCTATCTGGACAAGTCGGTGCCCGGCAACGTCCTGGTCAGCCACATGCCGCGCAACGCCCAGTGGATCAGCGATGCGCTGGAGCAGCAGGCCGGCCACCGGGTGCAGATCAGCCACCCCCAGCGCGGGCCGCGGCGCCGCTGGCTGGACATGGCCGCCGTCAACGGCCGTGATGCCTTGCGCCGGCGCCTGGCCGGGCAGGCCACCGTGCTGGCCCGCTTCGAGGCCATGCGCGATGCCCTGGGCCTGGAGGCCACGCCCGAGCGCATCGAGTGCTTCGACATCAGCCACACCATGGGCGAGGCCACCGTCGCCAGCTGCGTGGTCTTCGACGCCAACGGTTCGCGCAAATCCGATTACCGCCGCTACAACATCAGCGGCGTGGCCCCCGGCGACGATTACGGCGCCATGCGCCAGGCGCTGACGCGGCGCTACGAGAAGCAGGTGGCGGCCGGCACCCCGTTGCCCGACCTCATCCTCATCGACGGCGGCCCCGGCCAGATCGGCGTGGCGGTGGACGTGCTGAACGGCCTGGGCGTCCATGACGTGCAGTTGTTGGGCGTGGCCAAGGGCACGACCCGCAAGCCGGGCCTGGAGCAGCTTTTCCTGCCCGGGCGCAAGGAGGCGCTGGTGCTGCCGGCCGACTCGCCGGCCCTGCTCGGCATCCAGCAGATCCGCGACGAGGCGCACCGCTTCGCCATCACCGGCCACCGCGCCCGGCGCGGCAAGGCACGCACCCAGTCGAGCCTGGAGGAGATCGCCGGCGTCGGGCCGAAGCGGCGCCAGGCGCTGCTGAAGGCTTTCGGCGGGCTGAAGGGCATCCTGAACGCCGGGATCGAGGACCTTGCCCGCGTGCCCGGGATCGATCACAATTTAGCGCAGAGAATCTATAACCAACTGCATCCCGACACCCCCTAGGAGCCGGCCCGGCCATGCTGGCAAGACTGCCCAATTACCTGACCCTGCTGCGGATCGCCCTGATCCCGGTGTTCGTGGCGTTTTTCTTCGTCGACGCTCCCTGGGGCAATGCCGGCGCCGCGCTGGTTTTCGCCGTCGCCTCCCTGACCGATTGGCTGGACGGCTATCTGGCGCGTAAGTACAACACCGTGTCGCCCTTCGGCACCTTCCTGGATCCAGTGGCGGACAAGCTCATGGTGGCCACCGCGCTCGTGCTGCTGACCGGCGCGGACCGGGCGCCGGGCCTGCTGACCGCCATCATCGTCGGCCGGGAGATCACCGTGTCCGCCCTGCGCGAATGGATGGCGGAGGTGGGGCAGCGCGCCAAGGTGGCGGTGTCATGGATCGGCAAGGGCAAGGCCACCAGCCAGATGCTCGCCATCGTTTTTCTGCTTTATGATTTCCCCATCTTTGGCCTGCCCACGCACAGCATCGGGCTCGCGCTGCTCTTTTTCGCCGCCTTCCTGACCTTGTGGAGCATGCTGGCCTATCTGCGCGCCGCTTGGCCGAACCTGCGCTTCGCGCCGCCGGAAAGCAAGTTGTGATGCAAGCGGGGCTTGACAGCCGCCGCGTAATCCATAGAATAGCGTTCATCACATGCGGGAATAGCTCAGTGGTAGAGCACAACCTTGCCAAGGTTGGGGTCGCGAGTTCGAGTCTCGTTTCCCGCTCCAAGATTTCCATGGGGAAAGCGGTGCTTTCCCCTTTCTTGCATTAAGCGCCCCCGGCTGGGTGGCAGAGTGGTTATGCAGCGGCCTGCAAAGCCGTGGACGCCGGTTCGATTCCGACCCCAGCCTCCAAATTCCTTCCCCCGCCCGGGTGGCGAAATCGGTAGACGCAAGGGACTTAAAATCCCTCGCCTTCGGGCATGCCGGTTCGAGTCCGGCCCCGGGCACCATCCCGTAAGTCAAGCAGTGACAACGAATTTTTCCTTCCCACCGCAGCATGCGGCGTGCCAGGGCTGTTCCCGCGGCAACGACCGTGCTGTTTGCTCGCCGCCGCCAACTCATCGTTGCCCATCAGGTGGCCGGGAACATTCTCTGCCGGCCGGCTTGTTTAAGATCGATTGCTAAGTGGTTGCCAGGAATGCCTTTCTCACCAGCGGATAATTTGCTATTTTTAGCGGCTGTCTTGCTGCGTCTGTTCTAAATTGCTTCGGCTTGTGCATGCGCGATGCCATTCGGTTTGCAGTGGCAGCCGCTCGTATTGCTTTTGCCATCGCCGCATTCCCGAATCGACCTTCGCCTTCTGCTTCAAGGCTGAATCCATGCCTTCGATAAAACCTGCGTTTTGGCACTACGCTGCTGCCTTGCTGCTCAGCGCGCTGGCCTTTTTCATCAATACGCTGCTGTCGCCCTACGGGGTGGCGCCTCTGGCTTTTTCCATCGCCGCGGTGATGCTGAGCGCATGGCTCGGCGGCTGGGGACCGGGGTTGCTGGCGACCGCCATGCTCGCCTTCGCGCTTCTGCACTTTCTGCCTCCCTTCGCCTCCTCCGAAGCAGCGCCCCTGTACGTGGTCTCGCGTCTGGCCAGCTTCATCCTGCTGGCGCTGCTCATCACCTGGCTCAGCGATCTCCTGCGCAGCGCCCTGCGGCGGACCGAAGCGGCGCAGGCGGATGCGGCCTTTCTCGCCGAAACCGGTGTGCTGCTGTCGGAATCCCTGGATTACACGACCACGCTGCAGCGCCTGGTCCAGGCGGCCGTTCCACGCTTTTGCGACGCCTGCATGGTGGACATGGCGCAACAGGATCGCTCCTTCGAGCGCGTGGCCGTGGCCCATCACAATCCCGCCAAGGATATGCTGCTGCGCGACCTGGGGCGGCTCTATCCGCCGGCTCCGAATCCCCGCTACGGCGTGTCCAAGGTCATCGACACCGGTCGTCCGGAAGTTCTGGCAAGGGTGACCGACGACATGCTGGCTGCCGTGGCGCGGGATGGGGAGCACCTCGCCGCGCTGCGGCAGCTGAAAATCCGCTCCTACATGTGCGTGCCTCTCATCGCCCGCGGCCGCACCCTGGGTGCCATCTCCTTCATCCTGTCGGAATCGACTCGCCGCTACGGGCCGGCGGATCTGGCCCTGGCGGAGGAGTTGGCCCGCCGGGCCGCCCTGGCCGTGGACAACGCCCGGCTCTACAGCGAGGTCTGCGCGACCGAACAGCAGCTGCGCGCGCAACTGAATTTCACCCGGGCCTTGACCCAGTGCCTGGGGGAAGGTGTCTATGCGCTGGATCTGGACGGCCGGCTCAGCTACATGAATCCCGCCGCGGAACGCATGCTCGGCTGGACGGAAGCGGAGCTGCGCGGCCGGGTGGTGCACGACCTCATTCACTTTCAGCATGCCGACGGCAGCAGGCATCCCCGCAGCGAGTGCCCCACCACGGCGGTCATGCGTTCGGGCGAACCGGTGCGCATCGATGACGATGTCTTCACCCAACGGGACGGCTCGCTGCTGCCGGTGGCCTACACCGCTTCGCCCATCACCGACGGCGACAGCAAGGGGGCGGTGCTCGCTTTCCACGACATCAGCGAGCGCAAGCGCAACGAAGCTCTGCTGCGCGGCCAGAAGGACCTGCTGGAGACCATCGCCCGCGGTGCGGCACCGGAAGCGGTGTTTGGCGCCTTGGCTGCTTTCATGGAGAGCCAGGCCCCCGGCTCGATGTGCGCCGTCCTGGTCCTGGACGACAGCGGCAGGCATTTCCGTTGCGCCGCACCCAGCCGCTTGCCGTCCGAGGTCGTTGACCTGGTCGAGGCGATGGCCGTCGCTCCCGGTGCCGGGCCTTGCGCCTGCGCCGCGGCGGCCGTGGACAAGGCGCCGGTCTTCGTGGCCGACATCATGGAGGATCCGCTCTGGAAGGATTACCTGGACTTGGCCCGCCGCCATGGGCTGCGCGCCTGCTGGGGCGCGCCCATTCTGGGGTCCGACGGCAGCGTGCTGGGTGCCATCACCATGGACTTTCACGAACCGCGCCGTCCCAGCCCGCGGGATCGCCAGCTGATCGACATCTCCACCCACTTGGCCGCCATCGCCCTGGAGCGCAGCCAGGCGGAAAAGCGCTTGCGCGAGAGCGAGGCGCGCTTTCGCGCCACCTTCGATCAGGCGGCGGTGGGCATGGCGCAGACGCAGCCGGACGGACGGTTGCTCCAGGTGAATCAGCGGCTGTGCGACATGCTCGGCTACGCGCCCGAGGAACTCTTGCAAAAGCGCTTTCAGGACATCACCCATCCGGCGGATCTGGAATCGAATATCGCCTGGGTGCAGCGACTGCTGGCCGGCGAGATCCAGACCTTCACCATCGAAAAGCGCTATTTGCGCAAGTGCGGCGAGACCTTGTGGGCCAACCTGACCGTGTCGCTGGTGCGCGCGGGGGGCGAACAGCCCGACCACTTCATTGCGATCATCGAAGACATCGGGGCGCGCAAGCGGGCGGAAGCGGAGATCCGGCGCCTGAACGCCAGCCTCGAGCAGCGGGTGGCGGAGCGTACCGCCGAGCTGCAGGCCAGCAACCTGGAGCTGGAGGCGTTCAGCTACTCGGTGTCGCACGACCTGCGCGCGCCGCTGCGCGCCATCAACGGCTTCAGCCAAGTGCTGCTGGAGGACTACGGCAAGCGGCTGGACGAGGAGGGCAGGCGCTATCTGGCGCGGGTGCGCGCCGCCAGCGAGCGGATGGCCGATCTCATGGACGCCCTGCTGAATCTGTCGCGGGTGACGCGCAGCGAGATGCAGCGGGAACAGATGAATCTGAGCGCCGCGGCGCACAAGATCGCGCGGCAACTGCAGCAGGCCGAACCGCAGCGGCAAGTCACCTTCGCGATTGCCGATGCGGTCACTGGCGAGGGTGATGCCAAGCTGCTGTGGCTGGCCTTGGAGAATTTGCTGGGCAATGCCTGGAAATTCACCCGCGACTGCGCGGACGCGCGCATCGAGTTCGGCGTGCGGGAGGAAGCGGGGGAGCGGGTCTACTGCGTGCGCGACAACGGCATCGGCTTCGACATGGCCTATGCCGACAAGCTCTTCGAGCCCTTCCATCGCCTGCACCCGCCTGCCCAATTCGAGGGCACCGGCATCGGCCTGGCCACCGTGCAGCGCATCGTCGCCCGCCACGGCGGGCGCATCTGGGCCGAAAGCACCGTGGGCCAGGGTGCGACCTTCTACTTCACTTTGTAAGGCTTGGATCTTGGAGGAGCCGGATAGGCGAGGCTATCCGGCTTGCTTGCGCTCGAGGGTGGAAATGGTGCAGACCAGGCTGCCCGGCTTGCGGTAGGGTTCCAGGTCCACCTCCTGGAGAAGCGGCACCTTGCCGTAATCGATGCTGCCCTTGCGGAAAGTCTTGGCGACCCGCACCCCGGCGCCCATGGTGACGCCGGTGCCGGCCAGGGCCTCCAGGCGCGCCCGGGCTTCGGCTTCGGCGGCCCTGGCCGCCTGCAGCGCCTGCTGGGCCTGCTGCCAAGCGCGGGCATGCCGCGCCCACTCGGCATCCTCGCGCAGCACGGGGTCCTGGGCGCCGAGTGGCGGCGGCTCGTCGGCTTGCACGTAGCCCCAGAAGGTGCGCTCGGCTTCCACCAGATCATGGATGTAGGCACCATCCGGGTAGACCTCCACCAGCACGCCCTGCGCCCCGTCGAAGGACCAGAGGTGACACACTTCGGCGCCGGTCACGCTCAGTTGATGCTGAATCTGCGCGATGTACTTCTGCGGCACCTTGCCCGCCCGCGCCAGGGAATGATCCTCCGTCCCGGGACACTTGATTTCCAGGATGAGATCCTCGTCCAGGGAGATGCCGTCCAGGCTGGCCAGCATGAAATCGTGCTGGGGATGGATCCGGCAGTGCGGCTCCACGATGTTGCCGGTGTACGCCTCGTAGGCC
It encodes:
- a CDS encoding IS5 family transposase; the encoded protein is AALIQDQPAEFIVADKGYDSDAFVETITTQGGQAVIPPRSNRLNPRSFDRHIYKSRNLIERFFARIKQFRRIATRYDKLAHSFLSFVHLACSIVWLA
- the nagZ gene encoding beta-N-acetylhexosaminidase translates to MPLSLPLGPVMADVAGLRLTPEERERLLHPMLGGIILFARNCESPAQVAELVAEIKALRSPALLVGIDQEGGRVQRLREGVTRLPPMARLGQRYDADADAGLRLAENAGRLLGVEMRALGIDISFAPVLDLGLEVSAVIGDRAFHREPEGVARLAAAFWRGMEAAGLRGVGKHFPGHGSTALDSHLAIPVDERPLAAIEALDLVPFRRLVDAGIPGMMPAHVIYPQLDPLPAGFSRFWLQDVLRGRLGFAGCIFSDDLSMAGAGAVGGVAERVGAALRAGCDMLLVCNDPAAALQAMQAAEALGARADAGRLERMRGQGGTPWPALAVAPDYLALREEIGRAFPLA
- a CDS encoding RsmB/NOP family class I SAM-dependent RNA methyltransferase; translation: MAAVFEPGKDLLDFTTRYFGERAAAYLACAGRPTRSQIRVNTQRIEVEALRARLARQGIHTRPSVLDPALLAYAPADANVGGLLEHAMGLYYLQDLSSYLPVRVLDPQPGERVLDLCAAPGSKTTQLAQAMQGRGLVLANDVSAARVRALAFNLDRLGTINVSQSQMDGARLGNLLPGYFDRVLLDAPCSALGIIGRQPEVLGWWSRERMERLVKVQERLFHAAVKALRPGGRLVYSTCTLTAEENELRVDWALRQLPLTLEALPPLPGVNVEAGWTQVDGQALDPRLARSIRLNPQDNDGQGFFIAAFTKTGDAARVRPARSHAGPARAGAPDLLTPEHPEIQPILRRMESEYGLPAELLDQFAYLRDKDLWVISRETELSVAQLAQRSGIRMARLNREGKLTKVTSDFLQFIAPWISRRRVDLAEHEQGALQALLAGGSVPYAGPEGGQVAIFHDGLCLGAGLVQDGLLKSQIPGSRRAVVRNLA
- the efp gene encoding elongation factor P; protein product: MKISAFDIRPGNLLEYEKGLWRVAKTQHVKPGKGGAFMQVEMKNIETGTKTNIRFRSEDKVEKAVVEPRAMQYLYNDGSGYVFMDTSTYEQMTLDADALEGQVEFLLPNTDVQINFHNDRPIGVELPPAVVLTVVEADPAIKGQTAASSYKPAKVETGLTVMVPPFVNTGEKIRVSTVDGSYLDRA
- a CDS encoding gamma-butyrobetaine hydroxylase-like domain-containing protein yields the protein MTDKRTQPLEIRPMMLSKQMEIDWADGHTSRYSFEYLRVECPCADCKGHTPDQAKVITGKEGIGITNIEPVGNYAVKLFFEDGHNTGIYSWDYLRHLDPAERNS
- the uvrC gene encoding excinuclease ABC subunit UvrC, translated to MAFDLSEFLKNLSTRPGVYLMIGRGGEVLYVGKARNLKRRVSSYFQKTKHPPKTLAMLAQVDHVEVNVTHTETEALVLENNLIKQHQPRYNVLLRDDKGYPYIYLDTTHPFPRLSYHRGARKGRGRYFGPYPAAASVRESLNLMQKVFPVRQCDDTYYKNRTRPCLQYQIKRCSGPCVGLTTPEAYAEDVRNTVRFLEGKTHEIIDELGRQMQAAAEALDFERAAQLRNRIAALSKVQERQYVDQSGGGDFDIVAASREQDAASVYVAFIRSGRHLGGKAFFPQHTEGVSEADLLAGFLPQFYLDKSVPGNVLVSHMPRNAQWISDALEQQAGHRVQISHPQRGPRRRWLDMAAVNGRDALRRRLAGQATVLARFEAMRDALGLEATPERIECFDISHTMGEATVASCVVFDANGSRKSDYRRYNISGVAPGDDYGAMRQALTRRYEKQVAAGTPLPDLILIDGGPGQIGVAVDVLNGLGVHDVQLLGVAKGTTRKPGLEQLFLPGRKEALVLPADSPALLGIQQIRDEAHRFAITGHRARRGKARTQSSLEEIAGVGPKRRQALLKAFGGLKGILNAGIEDLARVPGIDHNLAQRIYNQLHPDTP
- the pgsA gene encoding CDP-diacylglycerol--glycerol-3-phosphate 3-phosphatidyltransferase; this encodes MLARLPNYLTLLRIALIPVFVAFFFVDAPWGNAGAALVFAVASLTDWLDGYLARKYNTVSPFGTFLDPVADKLMVATALVLLTGADRAPGLLTAIIVGREITVSALREWMAEVGQRAKVAVSWIGKGKATSQMLAIVFLLYDFPIFGLPTHSIGLALLFFAAFLTLWSMLAYLRAAWPNLRFAPPESKL
- a CDS encoding PAS domain S-box protein, which encodes MPSIKPAFWHYAAALLLSALAFFINTLLSPYGVAPLAFSIAAVMLSAWLGGWGPGLLATAMLAFALLHFLPPFASSEAAPLYVVSRLASFILLALLITWLSDLLRSALRRTEAAQADAAFLAETGVLLSESLDYTTTLQRLVQAAVPRFCDACMVDMAQQDRSFERVAVAHHNPAKDMLLRDLGRLYPPAPNPRYGVSKVIDTGRPEVLARVTDDMLAAVARDGEHLAALRQLKIRSYMCVPLIARGRTLGAISFILSESTRRYGPADLALAEELARRAALAVDNARLYSEVCATEQQLRAQLNFTRALTQCLGEGVYALDLDGRLSYMNPAAERMLGWTEAELRGRVVHDLIHFQHADGSRHPRSECPTTAVMRSGEPVRIDDDVFTQRDGSLLPVAYTASPITDGDSKGAVLAFHDISERKRNEALLRGQKDLLETIARGAAPEAVFGALAAFMESQAPGSMCAVLVLDDSGRHFRCAAPSRLPSEVVDLVEAMAVAPGAGPCACAAAAVDKAPVFVADIMEDPLWKDYLDLARRHGLRACWGAPILGSDGSVLGAITMDFHEPRRPSPRDRQLIDISTHLAAIALERSQAEKRLRESEARFRATFDQAAVGMAQTQPDGRLLQVNQRLCDMLGYAPEELLQKRFQDITHPADLESNIAWVQRLLAGEIQTFTIEKRYLRKCGETLWANLTVSLVRAGGEQPDHFIAIIEDIGARKRAEAEIRRLNASLEQRVAERTAELQASNLELEAFSYSVSHDLRAPLRAINGFSQVLLEDYGKRLDEEGRRYLARVRAASERMADLMDALLNLSRVTRSEMQREQMNLSAAAHKIARQLQQAEPQRQVTFAIADAVTGEGDAKLLWLALENLLGNAWKFTRDCADARIEFGVREEAGERVYCVRDNGIGFDMAYADKLFEPFHRLHPPAQFEGTGIGLATVQRIVARHGGRIWAESTVGQGATFYFTL
- a CDS encoding YqaJ viral recombinase family nuclease yields the protein MKQRTADWLAWRSRGIGSSEAPIVTGDSPWATPFELWESKTGRRAPAPRTGAMRRGIALEPVARAAYEAYTGNIVEPHCRIHPQHDFMLASLDGISLDEDLILEIKCPGTEDHSLARAGKVPQKYIAQIQHQLSVTGAEVCHLWSFDGAQGVLVEVYPDGAYIHDLVEAERTFWGYVQADEPPPLGAQDPVLREDAEWARHARAWQQAQQALQAARAAEAEARARLEALAGTGVTMGAGVRVAKTFRKGSIDYGKVPLLQEVDLEPYRKPGSLVCTISTLERKQAG